A single Ziziphus jujuba cultivar Dongzao chromosome 11, ASM3175591v1 DNA region contains:
- the LOC125419389 gene encoding pseudo histidine-containing phosphotransfer protein 5 isoform X1, translating to MENSPMRQQIASMRQSLFDEEILDNHYLQLEQLEDRDNPNFAEEVMTLYCRDSTKIIASLHQILEKPGPMDVNKLDKFLHQLKGSSASVGANKIRNEVNLMREYVKEENIEKTKSAFQELQIQHDILRAKIEPYFQLLRQVGPIETAQRPK from the exons ATGGAGAACAGTCCCATGCGTCAACAAATTGCTTCCATGAGGCAATCCCTCTTTGATgag GAAATTCTTGACAATCATTATCTACAATTGGAGCAATTGGAAGATAGAGACAATCCCAACTTTGCAGAGGAGGTTATGACCTTGTATTGTAGGGACTCCACTAAAATCATAGCTTCTCTACACCAAATTCT GGAGAAACCCGGTCCGATGGATGTGAATAAACTCGACAAATTCCTCCATCAACTCAAAGGAAGCAGCGCCAG TGTCGGCGCTAACAAAATAAGGAATGAAGTGAATCTGATGAGGGAATatgtaaaagaagaaaacattgAAAA GACTAAATCTGCCTTCCAGGAGCTCCAAATACAGCATGACATCCTGCGAGCTAAAATTGAACCTTATTTCCAG TTGCTGCGACAAGTTGGGCCTATTGAAACGGCTCAGCGACCCAAGTGA
- the LOC125419389 gene encoding pseudo histidine-containing phosphotransfer protein 5 isoform X2 produces the protein MENSPMRQQIASMRQSLFDEEILDNHYLQLEQLEDRDNPNFAEEVMTLYCRDSTKIIASLHQILVGANKIRNEVNLMREYVKEENIEKTKSAFQELQIQHDILRAKIEPYFQLLRQVGPIETAQRPK, from the exons ATGGAGAACAGTCCCATGCGTCAACAAATTGCTTCCATGAGGCAATCCCTCTTTGATgag GAAATTCTTGACAATCATTATCTACAATTGGAGCAATTGGAAGATAGAGACAATCCCAACTTTGCAGAGGAGGTTATGACCTTGTATTGTAGGGACTCCACTAAAATCATAGCTTCTCTACACCAAATTCT TGTCGGCGCTAACAAAATAAGGAATGAAGTGAATCTGATGAGGGAATatgtaaaagaagaaaacattgAAAA GACTAAATCTGCCTTCCAGGAGCTCCAAATACAGCATGACATCCTGCGAGCTAAAATTGAACCTTATTTCCAG TTGCTGCGACAAGTTGGGCCTATTGAAACGGCTCAGCGACCCAAGTGA